Proteins from a genomic interval of Rosa chinensis cultivar Old Blush chromosome 2, RchiOBHm-V2, whole genome shotgun sequence:
- the LOC112185618 gene encoding GDSL esterase/lipase At3g14820 isoform X3: protein MIRYQSGTMKVTPATNKTNRAVFTFGDSTMDTGNNDYIISIAKSNFPPYGRDFVGGKPTGRFSNGKVPSDFVAEIFGVKKILPAYLDPKLQLQDLLTGVCFASAGSGYDPLTAKLLSVLSLPDQLDLFKKYKSKITAAVGTERTATILSKSISFLSMGSNDLAINYFSTPLRSPYYDIPAYTDLMIESASNFLQELYAVGARVIGVVCIPSIGCLPAQRTLNGGIKRACYETGNQAAILFNSKLSHLIDSLNKRLPEAHLMYIDNYSPLLSLIQNPAQYGFEVVDKGCCGTGDLEFGPLCNRDTPGTCNDVSKYIFWDSFHPTEKAYRILTSISSKEVKI from the exons ATGATTCGTTATCAATCAGGTACAATGAAAG TAACACCAGccacaaataaaacaaatagagcAGTTTTTACTTTCGGAGATTCAACAATGGACACGGGCAATAATGACTACATCATTTCTATAGCCAAAAGCAATTTCCCACCCTATGGGAGAGACTTTGTGGGAGGAAAGCCTACCGGAAGATTTAGCAATGGAAAAGTCCCCTCAGATTTTGTTG CTGAAATATTTGGAGTGAAGAAGATTTTGCCGGCTTATCTGGATCCGAAATTGCAGCTTCAAGACCTACTTACTGGTGTATGTTTTGCCTCAGCAGGATCAGGATATGACCCTCTCACTGCCAAATTACTT TCTGTCTTGTCACTACCAGATCAATTAGACTTGTTCAAAAAATACAAAAGCAAGATAACTGCAGCAGTTGGGACTGAAAGAACAGCCACTATACTGTCGAAAAGCATTTCCTTTCTTTCCATGGGAAGCAATGACCTtgcaattaattatttttctaCACCACTGAGGAGCCCTTACTATGACATTCCAGCTTATACAGATCTCATGATTGAATCAGCTTCAAATTTCTTGCAG GAACTTTATGCAGTGGGAGCAAGAGTGATCGGAGTAGTATGTATACCATCAATTGGGTGTTTGCCAGCACAGAGAACACTTAATGGAGGTATAAAGAGAGCGTGCTACGAAACCGGGAATCAAGCAGCAATCCTTTTCAACTCGAAGCTCTCCCACCTTATAGATTCCCTCAATAAGAGACTTCCAGAAGCACACCTCATGTACATTGATAACTACAGCCCTTTACTTTCCCTGATCCAAAACCCTGCTCAATATG GATTTGAAGTGGTGGATAAAGGATGCTGTGGAACAGGAGATCTTGAATTTGGCCCTCTGTGTAACAGAGACACCCCGGGTACTTGTAATGATGTGTCCAAGTACATATTCTGGGATAGCTTTCATCCTACAGAGAAGGCATACAGGATCCTCACCTCTATTAGTTCAAAGGAAGTTAAGATATGA
- the LOC112185618 gene encoding GDSL esterase/lipase EXL3 isoform X2: MVFLSQILVASSSVKIFSIIAVIFLSHYVAAVTPATNKTNRAVFTFGDSTMDTGNNDYIISIAKSNFPPYGRDFVGGKPTGRFSNGKVPSDFVAEIFGVKKILPAYLDPKLQLQDLLTGSVLSLPDQLDLFKKYKSKITAAVGTERTATILSKSISFLSMGSNDLAINYFSTPLRSPYYDIPAYTDLMIESASNFLQELYAVGARVIGVVCIPSIGCLPAQRTLNGGIKRACYETGNQAAILFNSKLSHLIDSLNKRLPEAHLMYIDNYSPLLSLIQNPAQYGFEVVDKGCCGTGDLEFGPLCNRDTPGTCNDVSKYIFWDSFHPTEKAYRILTSISSKEVKI, translated from the exons ATGGTTTTTCTCTCCCAAATACTTGTTGCATCAtcatctgtcaaaattttctcaaTCATTGCAGTCATTTTCCTCTCCCATTATGTTGCTGCAGTAACACCAGccacaaataaaacaaatagagcAGTTTTTACTTTCGGAGATTCAACAATGGACACGGGCAATAATGACTACATCATTTCTATAGCCAAAAGCAATTTCCCACCCTATGGGAGAGACTTTGTGGGAGGAAAGCCTACCGGAAGATTTAGCAATGGAAAAGTCCCCTCAGATTTTGTTG CTGAAATATTTGGAGTGAAGAAGATTTTGCCGGCTTATCTGGATCCGAAATTGCAGCTTCAAGACCTACTTACTGGT TCTGTCTTGTCACTACCAGATCAATTAGACTTGTTCAAAAAATACAAAAGCAAGATAACTGCAGCAGTTGGGACTGAAAGAACAGCCACTATACTGTCGAAAAGCATTTCCTTTCTTTCCATGGGAAGCAATGACCTtgcaattaattatttttctaCACCACTGAGGAGCCCTTACTATGACATTCCAGCTTATACAGATCTCATGATTGAATCAGCTTCAAATTTCTTGCAG GAACTTTATGCAGTGGGAGCAAGAGTGATCGGAGTAGTATGTATACCATCAATTGGGTGTTTGCCAGCACAGAGAACACTTAATGGAGGTATAAAGAGAGCGTGCTACGAAACCGGGAATCAAGCAGCAATCCTTTTCAACTCGAAGCTCTCCCACCTTATAGATTCCCTCAATAAGAGACTTCCAGAAGCACACCTCATGTACATTGATAACTACAGCCCTTTACTTTCCCTGATCCAAAACCCTGCTCAATATG GATTTGAAGTGGTGGATAAAGGATGCTGTGGAACAGGAGATCTTGAATTTGGCCCTCTGTGTAACAGAGACACCCCGGGTACTTGTAATGATGTGTCCAAGTACATATTCTGGGATAGCTTTCATCCTACAGAGAAGGCATACAGGATCCTCACCTCTATTAGTTCAAAGGAAGTTAAGATATGA
- the LOC112185618 gene encoding GDSL esterase/lipase EXL3 isoform X1: MVFLSQILVASSSVKIFSIIAVIFLSHYVAAVTPATNKTNRAVFTFGDSTMDTGNNDYIISIAKSNFPPYGRDFVGGKPTGRFSNGKVPSDFVAEIFGVKKILPAYLDPKLQLQDLLTGVCFASAGSGYDPLTAKLLSVLSLPDQLDLFKKYKSKITAAVGTERTATILSKSISFLSMGSNDLAINYFSTPLRSPYYDIPAYTDLMIESASNFLQELYAVGARVIGVVCIPSIGCLPAQRTLNGGIKRACYETGNQAAILFNSKLSHLIDSLNKRLPEAHLMYIDNYSPLLSLIQNPAQYGFEVVDKGCCGTGDLEFGPLCNRDTPGTCNDVSKYIFWDSFHPTEKAYRILTSISSKEVKI; this comes from the exons ATGGTTTTTCTCTCCCAAATACTTGTTGCATCAtcatctgtcaaaattttctcaaTCATTGCAGTCATTTTCCTCTCCCATTATGTTGCTGCAGTAACACCAGccacaaataaaacaaatagagcAGTTTTTACTTTCGGAGATTCAACAATGGACACGGGCAATAATGACTACATCATTTCTATAGCCAAAAGCAATTTCCCACCCTATGGGAGAGACTTTGTGGGAGGAAAGCCTACCGGAAGATTTAGCAATGGAAAAGTCCCCTCAGATTTTGTTG CTGAAATATTTGGAGTGAAGAAGATTTTGCCGGCTTATCTGGATCCGAAATTGCAGCTTCAAGACCTACTTACTGGTGTATGTTTTGCCTCAGCAGGATCAGGATATGACCCTCTCACTGCCAAATTACTT TCTGTCTTGTCACTACCAGATCAATTAGACTTGTTCAAAAAATACAAAAGCAAGATAACTGCAGCAGTTGGGACTGAAAGAACAGCCACTATACTGTCGAAAAGCATTTCCTTTCTTTCCATGGGAAGCAATGACCTtgcaattaattatttttctaCACCACTGAGGAGCCCTTACTATGACATTCCAGCTTATACAGATCTCATGATTGAATCAGCTTCAAATTTCTTGCAG GAACTTTATGCAGTGGGAGCAAGAGTGATCGGAGTAGTATGTATACCATCAATTGGGTGTTTGCCAGCACAGAGAACACTTAATGGAGGTATAAAGAGAGCGTGCTACGAAACCGGGAATCAAGCAGCAATCCTTTTCAACTCGAAGCTCTCCCACCTTATAGATTCCCTCAATAAGAGACTTCCAGAAGCACACCTCATGTACATTGATAACTACAGCCCTTTACTTTCCCTGATCCAAAACCCTGCTCAATATG GATTTGAAGTGGTGGATAAAGGATGCTGTGGAACAGGAGATCTTGAATTTGGCCCTCTGTGTAACAGAGACACCCCGGGTACTTGTAATGATGTGTCCAAGTACATATTCTGGGATAGCTTTCATCCTACAGAGAAGGCATACAGGATCCTCACCTCTATTAGTTCAAAGGAAGTTAAGATATGA
- the LOC112185618 gene encoding GDSL esterase/lipase At3g14820 isoform X4 produces the protein MIRYQSVTPATNKTNRAVFTFGDSTMDTGNNDYIISIAKSNFPPYGRDFVGGKPTGRFSNGKVPSDFVAEIFGVKKILPAYLDPKLQLQDLLTGVCFASAGSGYDPLTAKLLSVLSLPDQLDLFKKYKSKITAAVGTERTATILSKSISFLSMGSNDLAINYFSTPLRSPYYDIPAYTDLMIESASNFLQELYAVGARVIGVVCIPSIGCLPAQRTLNGGIKRACYETGNQAAILFNSKLSHLIDSLNKRLPEAHLMYIDNYSPLLSLIQNPAQYGFEVVDKGCCGTGDLEFGPLCNRDTPGTCNDVSKYIFWDSFHPTEKAYRILTSISSKEVKI, from the exons ATGATTCGTTATCAATCAG TAACACCAGccacaaataaaacaaatagagcAGTTTTTACTTTCGGAGATTCAACAATGGACACGGGCAATAATGACTACATCATTTCTATAGCCAAAAGCAATTTCCCACCCTATGGGAGAGACTTTGTGGGAGGAAAGCCTACCGGAAGATTTAGCAATGGAAAAGTCCCCTCAGATTTTGTTG CTGAAATATTTGGAGTGAAGAAGATTTTGCCGGCTTATCTGGATCCGAAATTGCAGCTTCAAGACCTACTTACTGGTGTATGTTTTGCCTCAGCAGGATCAGGATATGACCCTCTCACTGCCAAATTACTT TCTGTCTTGTCACTACCAGATCAATTAGACTTGTTCAAAAAATACAAAAGCAAGATAACTGCAGCAGTTGGGACTGAAAGAACAGCCACTATACTGTCGAAAAGCATTTCCTTTCTTTCCATGGGAAGCAATGACCTtgcaattaattatttttctaCACCACTGAGGAGCCCTTACTATGACATTCCAGCTTATACAGATCTCATGATTGAATCAGCTTCAAATTTCTTGCAG GAACTTTATGCAGTGGGAGCAAGAGTGATCGGAGTAGTATGTATACCATCAATTGGGTGTTTGCCAGCACAGAGAACACTTAATGGAGGTATAAAGAGAGCGTGCTACGAAACCGGGAATCAAGCAGCAATCCTTTTCAACTCGAAGCTCTCCCACCTTATAGATTCCCTCAATAAGAGACTTCCAGAAGCACACCTCATGTACATTGATAACTACAGCCCTTTACTTTCCCTGATCCAAAACCCTGCTCAATATG GATTTGAAGTGGTGGATAAAGGATGCTGTGGAACAGGAGATCTTGAATTTGGCCCTCTGTGTAACAGAGACACCCCGGGTACTTGTAATGATGTGTCCAAGTACATATTCTGGGATAGCTTTCATCCTACAGAGAAGGCATACAGGATCCTCACCTCTATTAGTTCAAAGGAAGTTAAGATATGA